A stretch of DNA from Bacteroidota bacterium:
TATTTTTATCTTCCTGTAAACCGGAGGATCCGGAAGCATTGATCCCTTCTTATATCCGGATTGATACCATAAAACTGATATCCAATCCTGATCTGGCCAGTGCGGAAGGGTCATTGTCGCATAATATCACTGATGCCTGGGTTTATGTGGATGAAGATTTGTTAGGTGCTTTTGAATTACCTGTGCAGTTTCCTGTTCTGAAAGACGGATTGCATACTTTAAAGATAAGGGCCGGAATAAAAATTAACGGCATCGCCGGTACCCGCGGGGAATACCCGTTCTATGAATCTTACAGCAAAGAGATAAACATGGTGAAGGACAGTGTCATTATTATCTACCCTGTTGTAAAATATAAAGATTTTACCGTTTTTGACTGGGTAGAGGATTTCGAAGATGGTCAGTCCTCACTGGTCAGGTCGAGCCGGAGTGATACCACCGTAAGGGTTACTTCGCAATTTGGTGATGTTTTTGAAGGTGAGTATTCCGGTATCGTATATATGGATGATATCCGGATTTTTTTCGAAGCCCTTACACAGGAAGCTTATGTCCTGCCCAGAACTGGTGAGGATGTCTATCTGGAAATGAATTTCAGAACAAATAATAATTTAACAGTTGGTATATTTGCTAATGAATATTCACAGGCTGTTCAGTCACCGGTTGTCGTATTGAATGCAACGGATAATTGGAAAAAAATTTATATCAACCTGACAAATGCTGTCAATAACCACACTTCAGCTATTGATTATAATGTCTTTATCGGGGCTTTAAAGCAGGATGACGTGACTGAACCTGTGATAATGGTCGATAACCTGAAATTATTACACTAACCAATTGATGATGAATAAAAAATTACAGGTAACCAAATACATTATTGCCGACTTATTATCGGCTGCAATCGCCTGGAGTTTATTCTTTTTTTACAGAAAGTATAAAATTGATGATCAGATAGTTGCCAACCTAATTCAAATATTTTCCGATCACAATTTTTATTATGGGATACTGATCGTTCCGGTTTTCTGGCTTATACTTTACATCCTGGTTGGAGCCTATAATGATATTTACCGTAAGGCCCGTCTGCGTGAACTGGGTCAAACATTGTTAATCTCTCTGATAGGCGTGATCTTTATATTCTTCGCTCTCATTTTGGATGATATTGTCATTTCTTATAAAACTTACTATCAGTCATTCCTTGTGCTTTATGGCCTGCATTTTTCCATCACCTATTTTTTCAGGCTTGTTCTAACAACCATTACTGTACGTAATATACATAACAGAGCCCTGGGCTTCAATACCATCATTATCGGCAGCAACGGTAATGCAATAAATATTTATAAGGAAATCGAGAACCAGGTTAAATCAAGTGGTAATAAGTTTATAGGTTTTGTTAGAGTGCTTGATGCTGATAATTTTAAATTGGCCGGACATTTGCCTCATCTGGGTTATTATAAGGATCTGAGAAATATCATTGAATCCTGTAGGATAGAAGAGGTGATCATTGCAGTAGAGGAGCCGGAACATAAAATAGTGGAGGAGATCATCACTGAACTTGAGGATCTGGATGTTATCGTTAAGGTTATACCGGATATGCAGGATATTATGATGGGCATGGTGAAGACATCCTCGATCTTTGGAGCACCGCTTATTCAGATCTCTTCAGAACTCATGCCGGCATGGCAACAGTCACTCAAAAGACTCATCGATATTGTTGTATCTTTAATTGCCATGCTGGTTCTGTCGCCTGCATATATTTTTACTACCCTGGGTGTAAAACTCTCCTCAAGTGGGTCGGTTATCTATTCGCAGGAAAGGGTTGGCATTCATGGTAAACCATTTAAGATGCATAAATTCCGGTCGATGTACCGCAATGCGGAGAAGGGTACGCCTTTGTTATCATCCAAAATCGATCCAAGGATAACTCCTTTTGGCAGATTTATTCGTAAAGTGCGGTTAGACGAAATTCCACAGTTTTATTCGGTTCTGATCGGTGATATGAGCCTTGTCGGTCCTCGCCCTGAACGACAGTTTTTTATCGACCAGATCGTCAAACGAGCCCCTCATTACCGTATGCTTCAAAAAGTCAAGCCGGGAATTACATCATGGGGGCAGGTTAAATACGGTTACGCTGAAAATGTCGACCAGATGATCGAACGGCTTAAATTTGACCTGCTTTATATTGAGAACATGTCTCTGGCCATGGACTTTAAGATTCTCATCTATACTATATTGATTGTTATTCAGGGCAGGGGGAGGTAGTGTGCAGTTGACTATTGGCGGTTGACAGTCGGCAGTCAGTAATTTTATCAATTTTCCAAAGCTTATGTGTTAGTATTAAATCGTTCCGTTTTGAATCATCAGAACAATAGTTTCAATGTCCTTATCCTCACCGGAGGGATCATATTTGGTCTTTAAATTATATCCGAAAATGCGGGCTAGAGATTGCCAGAAAAAAGCGACAAATTTGCCTCGCAGTTCTTCAACGAGCTCATAAGATGTATCGCCTGTTTCCCTGTCCACCAATTTAATCAGGATCATACCCTGAGTAAAAGTCAGTTCTTTCAGTTCCTCACCATATTGGTCCTGTAACTCCTTTTCCGCCTGTCGCATGAGTGCACGTCTTTCCTTATCACTTGTCACATCTGCCAGGAGTGAACTGTATTCTGCAAGCTTCTCTCTTGCCAGAACAGCATAAGGATATACTTTCTTGACATTTCGGGCCAGTTTATCAAATCGTCTCGATTCTCCTTTCGTCTTAAAAATAATTTTACCATAAATATTGACTGTCGGTAAAGACATAACGTAAAGAGTATCCCCCTGTGTGGTCCGGATGAGGGCATAATGAGTGTAATATTCCTGTGAGAATGAAGCGACAGAAAACATTAAAAGAAATATAAAGAATGTGATGGTTTTCATAATGCAAATGGAATTCTTTGGCAAGAATTGTACCATGATTAAATTCTGAAGAGGTTATTAAGCGACTCGCAGCCGGGCAGTATTGGTTTTTCTTAACTTATCCTCAGCATAATCGGAGGTGATGTGAATTTCCTTTGTTGAATTGTCAGAGGGCAACTCAAACATCGCGTCAGTCATGATGGCCTCAAGAATGGATCGTAATCCACGGGCGCCGAGGCGGAATTCGATAGACTTATCAACGATATAATCTAGTACGGCATCATTAAAGCTTAGTTTTATATGATCCATTGCGAAGAGCTTGATGAATTGCTTAATAATTGAATTTTTCGGTTCAATAAGAATTCTGCGCAATGTAACGCGATCAAGGGGATTCATATAAGTTATGACGGGCAGACGGCCAACAATTTCCGGTATCAGGCCATAGCTCCTCAGATCCATGGGAGCAATGTACTGTAAGAGATTATCCTTGTCAACCGAATCCTTTATCCTGGCTGCATTATAACCGATTATTTGAGTCTGAAGCCTTGAAGCGATTTTTTTTTCGATGCCATCAAATGCTCCTCCTGCAATGAAAAGTATATCCTGTGTATTGATCTGAATGAATTTCTGTTCAGGATGTTTTCTTCCACCCTGGGGTGGTACATTAACGATGGATCCTTCCAATAGTTTGAGCAGAGCCTGCTGGACACCTTCGCCTGAAACATCACGGGTTATCGATGGATTGTCACTTTTACGCGATATTTTATCAATTTCATCGATAAAAATAATTCCCTTCTCTGCTGATGTAACATTATAATCGGCAACCTGCAAAAGACGGGATAATATGCTTTCTACGTCTTCGCCCACATAACCTGCTTCGGTGAGCACAGTGGCATCGGCAATACAGAAAGGTACATGCAGCATCTTGGCAATGGTCCGGGCCAGCAATGTCTTACCAGTACCTGTTTCACCGGTGATTATGATATTGGATTTTTCAATTTCAACATCATCACCCGGATCCATGGGTTGTGAAATTCGTTTATAATGGTTATAGACAGCTACTGAGATGATCTTTTTTGCCTCTTCCTGACCGATGACATATTGGTCAAGGTAGGCTTTGATCTCAGCAGGTTTATGCAATTTAATCCGGCTGAATTTTTCACTCTTCTTTGGAGTGACCTCTTCATCAATGATGGCCTGGGCTTGAGCAACACAATAGTCACAAATATGAGCATCCAGACCGGCAATGAGGACATTGGTATCCTTTTTCGGCCTGCCACAAAACGAACATCTTTCAAAACTTCTGGCCATACAGCTACTTCATACGTAAATGCAGGAGTTTGGTTCCTGACTTTTCCAATATTTTATTGTTTTGTGCGAATCAAAACCTCGTCAATCATGCCATATTCCTTGGCTTCGTAAGCAGTCATCCAGAAATCCCGGTCAGCATCCTTCCATATCTTTTTATATGGCTGTGCCGAATGAAAGGCTATGATTTCGTATAGTTCTTTTTTAATTTTTTGTATCTCACGGGCTGTGATCTCAATGTCGGATGCCTGGCCTTCAGCACCGCCCATGGGCTGATGGATAAGTATCCGGGCATGTTTCAGG
This window harbors:
- a CDS encoding DUF4294 domain-containing protein, translated to MKTITFFIFLLMFSVASFSQEYYTHYALIRTTQGDTLYVMSLPTVNIYGKIIFKTKGESRRFDKLARNVKKVYPYAVLAREKLAEYSSLLADVTSDKERRALMRQAEKELQDQYGEELKELTFTQGMILIKLVDRETGDTSYELVEELRGKFVAFFWQSLARIFGYNLKTKYDPSGEDKDIETIVLMIQNGTI
- a CDS encoding sugar transferase — protein: MNKKLQVTKYIIADLLSAAIAWSLFFFYRKYKIDDQIVANLIQIFSDHNFYYGILIVPVFWLILYILVGAYNDIYRKARLRELGQTLLISLIGVIFIFFALILDDIVISYKTYYQSFLVLYGLHFSITYFFRLVLTTITVRNIHNRALGFNTIIIGSNGNAINIYKEIENQVKSSGNKFIGFVRVLDADNFKLAGHLPHLGYYKDLRNIIESCRIEEVIIAVEEPEHKIVEEIITELEDLDVIVKVIPDMQDIMMGMVKTSSIFGAPLIQISSELMPAWQQSLKRLIDIVVSLIAMLVLSPAYIFTTLGVKLSSSGSVIYSQERVGIHGKPFKMHKFRSMYRNAEKGTPLLSSKIDPRITPFGRFIRKVRLDEIPQFYSVLIGDMSLVGPRPERQFFIDQIVKRAPHYRMLQKVKPGITSWGQVKYGYAENVDQMIERLKFDLLYIENMSLAMDFKILIYTILIVIQGRGR
- the clpX gene encoding ATP-dependent Clp protease ATP-binding subunit ClpX — translated: MARSFERCSFCGRPKKDTNVLIAGLDAHICDYCVAQAQAIIDEEVTPKKSEKFSRIKLHKPAEIKAYLDQYVIGQEEAKKIISVAVYNHYKRISQPMDPGDDVEIEKSNIIITGETGTGKTLLARTIAKMLHVPFCIADATVLTEAGYVGEDVESILSRLLQVADYNVTSAEKGIIFIDEIDKISRKSDNPSITRDVSGEGVQQALLKLLEGSIVNVPPQGGRKHPEQKFIQINTQDILFIAGGAFDGIEKKIASRLQTQIIGYNAARIKDSVDKDNLLQYIAPMDLRSYGLIPEIVGRLPVITYMNPLDRVTLRRILIEPKNSIIKQFIKLFAMDHIKLSFNDAVLDYIVDKSIEFRLGARGLRSILEAIMTDAMFELPSDNSTKEIHITSDYAEDKLRKTNTARLRVA